The Lycium ferocissimum isolate CSIRO_LF1 chromosome 8, AGI_CSIRO_Lferr_CH_V1, whole genome shotgun sequence DNA segment ataagaaaacatatttttgtaaattgtcttctttttttctgaaaataaatgacgaaacttatcctaaaatgtgactctattttttgtagttttcaaattttaaaagtaagacttgctaaaaatgaaataaaaattaaaatatttgatctagacttaaaagaaatatttaaacacTGCAAATGGTGTAAAACTTATGttcggtcaaaaattaggtgttcacATATATTACTTTTTAAAAGTACAATCTAGCTTCCAATAGGTCTCCAAACAACATTATTACTTTCAAAAAATGCAGTCCAGCTTCCAACAGATCACACTTCAAATGGTAGTATTACAAATCTATATGCTTTGTATAATGGTTGATAATTGTTATATGACGTAAGATTTATTTGGCTATTAGTTGATAATTTTagcttctttttaaaaaaaaaaaaaaaaaattgaagtggtAGGCGAGTGTCCAAATGCCATCACCGGCTCACCGGGTGGGCTAAGCACGGTGGTCCACCATGTCCACCCCCCTAATAAATGCCACCTAGCTCAGCCCCTTATCCCCTTGAAGTCCGTGCCGGCCCGATGGAGGGGTGGGTTTATCGGACCGGGTATGGGCCgacccggcccacttgacaggcttacctcttctttcCCTTATCGCGTAAAGGGAACTTAGATGGTACATTTTAAGCATACATTACTATTCTTAATGTCACTTTCCATTTCTTACCGCTTGCTCTTTTCAGTTGTAGTGTCTGATAAAAACACTCAAGTTTGTTATGTTATGTCTGTACTTactattttttgttgtttagaAACTCTGAAATGAAGGCAATAGCAAGTTTGATGGTTGGAAATTAAAGCTTTATGGATTTTTAAACAATTTATTTAGGGACTTCGGATGACATTCCTCTAAAATTGAAATACAACAAATTAATATAGTTACAACTGTTGTGAGTTCTCACATCCAATGATCCAAGTGAATATTCTGTACTTCAGCAGTTTAAATATTCTGTAAAATCTTTTAACACATATATCATGCTGGTGACCTAGGAAACATGTGCATGTTACTCAAGACAAAGACAAATATACTCCAAATTGATCTTTTATTTTAATAGAATTCTCTATACCTATAATATGATAAAACTCTTTCTACATGTTTGTGGAGATTTGCTTGAAATAAATGTTTTGGTGCACAATCTGAACGTTTACTGCAAAACTGTCAATTAGTTTTAGTGCAACATTGTTCTTTTATGGTTCTAGAGCATCAACATATTAATTAAAtgctactccctccatttcataaAAACTTGCgtttttactttttcattttgtttcaaaataagtgatattttacaaaatcaataaggcattaatttttttcttacaaatttatccttatttaAATAAATGGAGTTTTACATAAACAAGAAATCATTAAAGAGCTACTTTTTTTTCAAGACATGTGATTaagggtaagttagtaaaaacacttaTTACTTTTTAGGAGTGAGTCGTTATCTTAAGGAGTGTACCTATATGGGGTAAAATTCGTAGTTGAGAGGTGGACGAATCAGCGGTTACACGTGGCAATAGGGACACGTCAAGTGTGAGTCAGCAGATAGGTAGCGCTTAGTCCAGTTCATGCGCCCAATCAGCAAACATCCTGAGCCAACGGTCACCGGAGAAGAGGAACCGAGCATAGGTTATTGACCAGACAGAATAAGGCCTGGAGGTCAGTCATTACAGAAGATTCCCAGAACTTTATTAGCCGTTACTTAGCCTTGATAATGTGCATTTAATGGATTTAATGAGAGCGTGATTCATGGATCTGGTTCCGTGAAGTTTAGCTATAAATAGGACCTTACTTTCTTATTGAAAGAATTCGAATTCTAATTCACACATTAAGCTTTGTATTGGCACTTTGTAATTCTAAGAGTTCTTGCTAGTTCATAAGCTCTGTTAGAAGTCTGTTCCGGCGATTCTACCTGGCATCAACACTGAAATTCAGGCTATACTTGTTTATTTGTCGAATTAATCAATTTCTTTcactttacctttcaattctATTGCTATACTACGTTTCTTATCTAATCAGGTCATCTCAATTCACGTGTCCATAAATTACGTATACAAATTCAACTACATCATTTTACAGGTAAAGAACATTCAAGCTAAAAACGCCACATATTATGACATGGAGGGAGTAGTAGTTGTACAAAGACCCTTGCCATACAATGTAATATAAATTTGACAGAACATAAATATTGTACAATTCAAACATCAATCGCCTTACAATATACTTGGACAGGGTTATTCCAATACAAGTGGCAATATCTAAAAAGGCAATAATTTTTGCTAAGCTTGATCTTCATAAATTCTTGTAGGTAATACCTAGACAAGGCCAAAGGTTTCTGCTTTCTCTTTTTTGCCAATGAACCTTTTCAATAACTACCTAGGCCCTCCTTTTTTATAtttctccttcaattttttttttcttttcagaatCAGCTATAGACACATGACAAACAGAGGACAAGTGTGAAATAGAAATGATGAAACTGTATACAAGTACACAATTGGATCTTCTAAGATCTTAATCGGAtaggagaagaaaaaaacagaaaaggaaaatatttcaCCCCTAAACATTCAATCATCACTAAGACCATGGTAGTTACTCACTCCACAACTGGCGAAGATCCAGctgcatcaaaccaacaaagTTACTTGTTAAATTGGAGGAAATGAATAGCACTTAGAGGCATTTAAGTCAAATAATTCTACCTATCTAAATCATAATCGGCCAATAATCCATCCATCATAAAAGAATATTCACAAGTGTGAAATTAAAGAAActaaattcacaaaaaaaaaaaaaaaaaaggtggagtGATTTCTATTCTCATCCACCTAAATTTTGATTGGCAGAGTTAATTATGTCAGTCAGTAGTGACGAAATTAGGAATTTATACAATgcgattcaaaaaaaaaaaatacatatgtCATAGTTAGGAACTTTTAAACCATTTTATCACTGCAATAGAATTTTTCTGTCAAGGGGCTTCAACAATTTACATGTAATCAAATAAATTCAATTTTACCCTATTTGCATAGTATAAGTTTTCGACAAAGGAAATTCAGTTGTACCCCTTTCCTTCTACTCAGTTCCACTCCTGCTAGTGGGAGGTACAACAAGTAGGGGCAGATCTAGGttcatattttctaaaattgaaCTAATATTATCTGTTGCCAGCCCGACACTCATGCTTCAAAAAGGTTGGATGGGGCACTTGATTGAATGTTAAGTTATTTATCCAAAGGAATAGGAATGATTCTCACTTAATAGTttcttttttcctcctttttgaaTAATATACCCATGTTCTATAAATTCTAGATTCGCTTCAGTACCATGTGTGAAATAGCATGAGGCGTATGCAAATTGATCAGGATACCACCgttataaaaggaaaagaaaagcaaTGATGAGAAAAAGACAAGCTAACCAGAATGGTGTTGATGATCAGCAGCTTGATCTCTCTGATGATTCTCCATGCACTGCATGAGGAACTTGAATGTCTCAATCTCACAAGGTATAGTGAGTCCACCAGTATGATCAAACCCAAACTCTTCCTCAACTTTTTCCAACAACAATTTGAACAATGGATCACTAAGATAACTTGTAGGAATTATAAACCTCCGTAGCTCCGGTCCAACATAAACAGCCAAATAGCCTCTAGGGACACCATGTGGTGGCTCTGGACTTTGACAACTCTCTTCATCTGAATCACAATATATATTGTAGTTCCTTAGCCTCATACTAATCGACGGCGATATTCCTCCAGGGGAATTGCTACCGCGAAGATTATTATTGTTGCTGCCGCTGTCCTCGTGGTTGACGTTGTTTCCCTTGGGACCAAGTGTGACATTTTGCCATTTACTTAGAAATTCTTTCAGTCTTACAATTTGCTTAATGCCTGTCACTTTGCTCCCTCCATGTTCATCCATTTTCCTTTGCTTACCACGACAAGATTGATGATGAGAAGAAAATCCAGCTGGGATATTTGATTTTAAGCCCTTAGGCTCTTGGCATATTTGACTCATCGGATCTTGTTTTTTAACTGCATTTTATGCAGGAAAATACAtcagtttcattttttattttcaattttatttgttaGCAAGGACAAAATTATTCTGACACGGAAAAGTTAGCTACAAAAGCTTTATGAATGCATGCAACAGGCtgattcttttttaaaaatgtctACACATTCGTCGATTAAAATTTGCAATTAAAACAAGTGACTGATAAACATTGTACGGACTTACCACTCAACAATAATAACTAGTACTTCTTCCTTACCAATTTAAGTGAAGATGTTTGATTCGGCacagagtttaaaaaataaataaagacttttgaaactcaTTGTCTCAAATTATGGTTATAGATCTTTGTGTGCAGTGGCGGCGCCAGGATTTCAACTAAGAGggttcaaaataatatatagaagtaaacacacgaagaagtcaaagtgggttcaacatctactatatacgTCAAAAAAATAACCATGTATAAATAGTGTAATTTTCCACCGAAAGGGAggggaaaggggggggggggggggggagttcgGTTGAACCACCTAAGTTCTACCTGGCTCCTCCCccatttgtgtggctataaataatCTCATTAAGGTTAAATGGAaagtttgaaattaaattgttaGTACGTACTAAATAAAGAAccgtgtcattcttttttgaactgactaaaaaggaaagagtgtcacataaattgacaCATTAGAAGTACTTCATATCTCAATTTCAAATAAGTTGGATCCGGCTATATACATTCTCACTATCTAAATCGCgatagaaaatattttgattGGAAAATTATCCTAACGACTGCCTTAATCCAATGCTGTATTATACAAGTTAGCTTCTCTAGCACCCATGGGATTTATGGGTTGAAAATTAGGAGAGATCTATTCTGCTTTAAACATTGTTCCTCAACTATGATTTTCTCAATGCTCCTTTCCTCTAAAAAAGAATGAGGGATTAATATGCATTTTTACATCGATCTCGTaatttttaaaatcataatttatgtatttagaaactacattaataattaTCATAAATCATAGTACCTTATAagttaaaatatttgttgtttAAAGTTCAtggtaaaggaaaaaaaaaactgttgaATCCCATGAATAATACTAGAAATAATACCAAAGCAAATAGAGAGAGAGGAGTATTATTTTAATGCTTCAATCCATGTGAAATGTAAATAGCATATAATTAGTCATGATATGCCAAGGAGGAAAAGCTCTTTCCATCACATGATAGGCAGCTAATGCAATCATTTTGGCAAATAAAATCGTCTTTGTATGTTGGAATACATATTCAAGAACATGAATAAACAAGCATTACAGCAAGAAATAATGGATTGCAATAAGATCACAGATATATTAAGAATGCCGGTGGCATAAAGCTgattgcttttctttttttacactATTTGTTAATTTGAAAAACTTACGTGTTCCCCTTTGGGTTCAAAAGGAGAAACTGAGAAGATaagttaaaaaaatcaaattcattTACTTTAAACATGTTCTTAAAGATGCTTATTGCGACAAAATTTTGGGGAACTTAAAAAGGTCCCGTCCCTAATATTGGTACAAGTAAAATTATCGGATTTTGAATGCTGGGAAAATATTATAACTTTATACCCTGAATCAAGAATCAAATTTAGTAGGGATAGCAGAATTAGAAATTATTCCTGTAAGAGATTATTTCCATTTGAATCAATATTAACTATACAACTTATTCAAGAATAAACTTAATCCGGATTATAAATTTCAATTCCGCACGAAAAGAATGCATAATGAGTTAATTACAAAcgatagaaaaaaaatattttaatctttttgaATTACCAGAACGGGATGAACACCGTTGGGTTGGAAAATATGAATAGAAGGACGCGATAGAAGCAGATTTCAGCAGTTGGTGGCGAGAATAGGAAACGTCATTGTGTGactcataaataaaatatcaacTAAGAGGAGCTCCGGAGGAGGAGGGGGAGGAGGATGGAAGATTTGGGCTACCAAGTTTAAATTTTTCAGAATTCTCTAAATGTGGTAAtgattttgaataaaaatgatTTTAGTAATTAAAAACTTCTATAACTATTTTTCACCCTTCTTTTCGCAGCAATTTTCTCTTTAATCTATTGGTTTCACCAATATTGTGTGCGACCATTAGGTGCGAGTAAAATCTTACCATCCTTCGCCAATCTATTGGTTTAATTTCtcttttaataaatatataccCACTTTGAAGTCATTATCTCTTGCACAAGGAAAGTTTAGTAAAAATCTAGAACATACTCATATATCACAGGAAAAATATATAACCTTGTTTTGCTTTGTCCTATGGCTTTcaaaatttcataaacaaaataGCTCAACGGCCTATTGTTAAGAAGCCTTTAAACGTGAGATTTTCACCCTCTATGTCACTTGCCTCAAGCTTGAATCAAAATGAGCCCATATTTTCAGATCTTACCTTATTTAGTCCAATTTgtatataatttcaaatatattaGGAAAAggctataattttttaaattacaattataatttccatatttttatgtttagaaaaaGATTCAGAGTGGTATTCATATTTGTAATCATAAATTTAAACATTATTTGTTGAACTAAAGTGAAAATTAAAACTCAATTGTTGGGGTATTGAAAAACTTGAAAACTAACTGTTGGCATAAAGTCAtgtgtgaagttttgatgattgacaaagtaaaCCTACAATGCAAAGAAAATCAGGTCTAGATACATGTGATAATTGACAAGGTAATTGAACAAAGTTAGACAGTTAGTTGAGATGAAGCAGAGGTTCCAGACAATGTAAAAGGCCTGAAAAAGCAAGCAGCACAGGATAGATAGAAGGTCCATAGATATGTTCCATTGTAAAGGAGGTAGCACGGGATGGTTAGAACATGTCCATAGACATGTTCCACTGCAAAGAACCTACAAAAAAGAGCATACACATGAACTCAGATTGCAAACATGTGTGTCAATACAAAGACAAGTGCAATGATCAGATCAGAGAGAGAATGAACCATCCACATACATGATCCATCACAAAGACCGATGCAGAGCAAAAGAGATGAAGATGGCTCAGTCACATAGCAGTTCATTGAAGAATAGAACAAGCATGAAAATATGTTCTATCACAAAAAGAGTCATCAGGAGCAGTTGATGAATGAATCAGGAGAGAGGATATCATGaggtaaaatgatgaagatgactattgacacctaatttttgacctcccgtaatttattttaattactcataGTCCTTGGACGATAAACGGAGTGGACCATGCATTCTTAgaggtcaaaatgattttataaaattatttagattaatatttttccattcttatttgataaaataatttcaaagagaaaacaattttaaataattgtttatttgATTGTTCAAATTGCCAAAAAATCAATTAGCAAATATTTTATTCCATTTAATCCaaggaatttgattaattaaaagaattgaccatttACCCCTCAATCCTTAATTCTGTATATTTAATGTGCATTTGCACAAATTGTTAGAATTGATCATGGTTAATCCAGTGTTTAATTGTGATTAAATTCCACAATAAGTAGTTGAATAGCCAATTATGGTATTGATTGAAAGAGCCAAATTCATTGGCTCAaatcaattaaggtcattattATAAATTGacttttaattgtttaattgtttctgttatggccacaattgaaataaccaattcatgatttaagacaattggggtcatttttgcaaaattatcCTCTTAATGGtttaattgatttgattatggccttaattaaaataatcaaattcattggcttaaattaattaaggtcattattAACTTTAAATTGGCTAATTAGGCCAAATAGGGCcgtaattgaaataatcaattagatTAAAATCAAAAAAGGTTGTATTTGCAAAGTTAAGCCCATTTACATAATTAGccaattttaaataaattaatcataattatgTATTGATTAGGTTGTAATTGGAATAATATGGAATAATCAACCATTTTAAACTTTACCCGCTTATTCCATTTACCCACCTTATCCTTTATATGCGTatatacattaaatatacatatacatatacatcatatacatatgtaaaagggtcattttcatttcttcatcatCTGGACCGAGTCCAGTCTACAAATGGACCAAGACCCGGCCCAAGTCCTTTCAGTTTAAGGGGTAATACCCCCCTTTAacatttcatttcataccaaacacacccctaCCCCctcctctctcctctctttccCTCTTTCACATAAAAACCCTAGTAACCGCtgtcattttctctctctccttgCTAAAAATGACAAAAGTTCAGAGGTTTCAGACATTAATCAGTTTTTATACGTCCGTTTGGGGCAAAGAATTAATATATCCGTCCTATTTTCACTCATTCTCACCAAACACCGCCTTAGAGGTATAAAGTTACTCccattttcactttttcttttacttacttacctgaATCTAGTACAATAGCATTTATTAATGTTGTTTCTGCCGTTTGAAACCCTCGATGCCCATTGGTTCTTCAAGAACCAACTGGATCGAGAGAGATTGGCTCAAATCCAACCATACATTGTTGCATTACATTGATCTCGGTCATTTATTCCAGTAACAAGCAAGAATTTCTCAAAAATTACATTTTGTCCCACATCGATGGACCAGGGTTTAGTATTTTTGGGGGaagaaaaaaagtagaaaaaataGGGATTTTGATACCCAAAAGGCTTAAATCTTGAGCATTTAACTCAAATTTAGGCcagtagtaaaaaaaaaatagacagcTTTTAAAGAAGTTGAGTCTTCCTAGTTCTAAAACTTGTTCCTTTTCTGTTTGTGTGGCTGAGTTCttggatgtcacgacccaaaccgatgagtcgtgacgagtgtctgacctctatcGACCAAATACCCCAATGCTAATAACTGAATCTTACTGGACATCCAGAGCCCATGCATGACTTAAACTGAACCCATGAAAAGGGAAACATCAAAACTCTGTACAATttgtatatacacatacatactgaAGAACAAAGGCAAGCgcctaggccgctacatatgcagtacacaaaagaatgggagccgacaaggctacatcatctgactaatatgtacaactgtctacagacctctattggaatgaaagttgtagaaagggcgggacagggccccgtcatacccatatgcatgtacatccaaaaaggctagcataccaaaataaactgcaactccggatcaatggagcgcactgaccactgctagatagaagtcctactaagctggaccacctgtctgtctaccggtacctacgggcatgaacgcggccccccgagcaatggggagtcagtacggataatgtactaagtatgaaAGGCGTAAGAACAATCATGTAtaaaatctgaactcataagctgaaataactgtctgcatgtatttgtatgaactagtatatgTATGTACCTGCATAAACCTGTATAACTGACTATGCTTCTGTGGGCGCACAATATGCacgctctcaatgataatcatgctcatatacataaatataggtcatagtgatgaggaacgttcagcccgatccatatcccatataatagtaatgccgaggaacgtacgacccgatccatagatcatataataataatgtcgaggaacgtacgacccgatccatatatcatataataataatgttgaggaACGTACggaccgatccatatatcatcatcaaggtgcaccgactgatcaggtggtaatgcgtatacaACGCCTATCTAATTTCcatacctcatatacatataatacttgcgtatataacgccttctggtcacgggtcaatatatatatatatgaatgtaatgcatgaataactatatacataaaactggacccatgaacagaaggagcaatcataaacggggtacatgaacatcaaagactgaagtgcTCCctatgcttctaagagtagaataaTATAGAAGCTCTCTTGCTCGTtattggttcatatcataaggaccatgccaaaatgaaagaaggaatagccttaacatacctcgaagtatacccaatcgtccaacttctacctctcgaacttggaagtctacaattaagataacgtAAGCCTTAATCAGACTATTTACCTAgcttactaatcattttaaatacgAATAGAGCTTGACAAattatgggcaacatttcccttataagtttaacaactcttcaacttcccatttaATCCAAagatcaaccacaacaacaataacaacgcttatatataaatatgtacactcaaatttatccccaatcatctcttaaaatagtcTCAAATCACTAccttgcccttcatcaacttaccacctCCACAAATACCCTTtctttacttaaaatcactaaaactcttgataattaactcaaatacaggggtagaaatcatttacataccttgaggggtctaagattccaaagatcaacttcaactccaactccctaagcttcacaacttgaagaaactctAGAATCAACCTTCTTCTTTACAAGATTGGGTTTACGGGGTTCGGATCTTgccaaatcttcactaatatgataggaaatattgggagagaatatactagggttttctctgatttggaagagagaaaataagaaaCAGGCTCGtaaaccacatatttatactccAAAATAAAAAGCTACAGCGgtgcgggtcgacgacccgtcaacCTGtcaacggtccgtcgacttgcttcgtcgacctgcgcctgcagatgcaaggctgtGGAACCCTATCGACGCAGCACCACGACTgtccgtcgaccatgtcgacgacccgtcgacgacccgtcgacgatgattGCTGTCTGCAGATTTTCTCAGATTCAACTCAGATCGCGTCAAAtcgattcgctcaacttctaatcctgcaaattgccagGAATTCctgctggtacccttgtacatgggctaagacactttctatctccaaaactcgaaCACGAGTCTTAATTCCAAGGGcgatctacatctccgcccatataaggcctcataaggagccatctgaatactggaatggtaactgttgctctaagcaaactcgataagaggcaagtgatcatcccagctaccttggaagtcaatcacacaagctctcaacatatcctccagtgtttgtatagtacgctccgcttgtccatctgcttgcgcatgaaacgcaaagactaagactcacctgagtccccaatctattctgaaaagacttccagaaattagctgtaaactgtgttCCCCTATCTGAGATAATGGTCGTgggaacaccatgaagttgtacaatctctttaaggtaaagcttcgcataatcctcgactgcataagtagttctgataggcagaaaatgggctgactttgtaagcctatcaactatgacccatatcgaatcacacttccgCTGGGTATGGGGCAACCCTGtgataaagtccatattaatttcCTCCTacttccatgtcggaatctccatagcttgcaatagaCCTTCGGGCTTCTGGTGCTTTATTTTGACTTGCTGATAATTCGGatactgagcaacaaactccgctaCATTTTTCTTTATACCATCCcgccaataaacttccttgagatcatggtacatctttgttgagcctgggtgaatagaatagcgagagtGATATGCTTCCCCCATAATCTGCTGACGAAGCCCTGCAACATTAGGGACGCATAATCTACCTCTATATCGgagtactccatctcctgtaatcacAAAGGATGTATTTTCCTTCTGAGGTGTTGTATCTAGGTAATGAACTaaaataggatcctcatactgacgctcctttatctctatTACCAAATATGAcaccgctgtgtcttgaacagtaactcctgcatcacctgaatctatcaatcgaaATTCGAGGCTAGCTAATTGATGAACTTCACGGACCATTTCTTTTTCTCTGGCGGCACGCAtgacaagctacccatggatttatgGCTAAGGGCATctcggctactacattagctttcccagatgctgtatccatatcataatcctttagcaactctagccatcgcctttgacgtaagttcaagtccttcgcttaaagatgtgcggagactcttatgatcgaagatagatatcaacatggacaccgtataagtagtgcctccatattttcaaagcatgaatcactgctgctaattcaagatcatgggttggataatttttctcgtgcttcttcaactgtgtagaagcataagcgacaaccttaccgtgctgcatcaacacacagcccaatccaacacctgaagcatcacaatataccacatagccatctgctctttctggaagagtcaaaattagtgctgaagtcaacttatccttcaacgtctgaaaactctactcacaagcatctgtccattggaacttagctgatttctgagtcaacttagtcaatagggctgaaagagaggaaaatccttctacaaaccttctataataacctgccaagcccaaaaagctacgtatctccgttggtgccgtgggccttggccaattcttcacagcctcaatcttttgggcatccactctaatgccttcttCCGAAAcaatgtgacccagaaaagccacagagttcaaccagaactcacacttagaaaacttggcatatagtTTTATTTTTCGAAGAGTCCCAAGCACAGCTCGTAGATGCTCTGCATGATCAACCTTTGATGgtgaataaaccaaaatgtcatctataaacacaatcacgaacaaatctaggaagggtctaAATACAcaattcatcaaatccatgaatacggctggggcattagttagcacgaacgacataacacggaactcatagtggccatatctagtccggaatgccgtcttcggaatgtccctTCCTTCACCCTAACTCGGTGGTatccgacctcaagtctatcttcgagaagtaCACGCGCCTtgcaattggtcaaataaatcatcaatccttgggagcagatacttattctttacagttactttattcaattgcctataatcaatacacattcgcaaagagccatccttttttctcacaaataatatcggtgctccccacgacgatgtgctgggcctaataaagcccttcttaagcaaatctttcaactgctccttcaattctttcaattccgCAGATGTCATCCTATATGGAGGAATAGCtattggctgagtgtctggTAATAGGTcaatagtgaaatcaatctctctctctctgagggaatgcctggaagcttatctggaaacacttctggaaactcattaacacAGGAACAGACTGAAAAGTCGGTGACCCTGCTTGCACATcctgaactcgaactaggtgaaaaatatacccttttctgatcatcttctctgccttaagataggaaataaacctacccgtCGGCGAAACAGTATTACCTTTCCACTTTAGGACTGGCTCGCCTGGGaactggaatcgaaccatctttgctctacaatcaacattagcataacaagaagccaaccagtccatgcccataata contains these protein-coding regions:
- the LOC132067046 gene encoding uncharacterized protein LOC132067046; this encodes MSQICQEPKGLKSNIPAGFSSHHQSCRGKQRKMDEHGGSKVTGIKQIVRLKEFLSKWQNVTLGPKGNNVNHEDSGSNNNNLRGSNSPGGISPSISMRLRNYNIYCDSDEESCQSPEPPHGVPRGYLAVYVGPELRRFIIPTSYLSDPLFKLLLEKVEEEFGFDHTGGLTIPCEIETFKFLMQCMENHQRDQAADHQHHSAGSSPVVE